Within the Dehalococcoidales bacterium genome, the region TGCTGTTCAAGGGGCCACGTGCTTCCCCACTCCAGCAGGGCACTTACCTGGTCCAGAACGAGGCAATTGGCGAGTTCCACCTGTTCATTGTCCCCGTCTATCCGGACAGGGACGCCCTGAAGTACGAGGCGGTCTTCAATCGAGTATGACGATTGCTCAATTATTGGCGTTTAGTCATTACAGCGGAGGATAGACCACTATGGAGCCGTTTATTGGAGAGATAAGGATGTTTGCCGGCAACTTCGCCCCCAGGGGATACGCCCTCTGCGATGGGCAACTGCTGACAATTTCTCAGAACGACGCCCTGTTTTCCCTGCTGGGAACAACCTACGGGGGCGATGGCCGGACCACGTTCGGCCTGCCGGACCTGCGCGGGCGACTCCCCGTTCATGCCGGCACCGGTCCCGGATTGACGCAGAGGAGATGGGGCGATAAGGCTGGTGCTGAGAACGTCACGGTCACCGTGGGCCAGCTGCCCGTCCATACGCACACGCCTCAGGCGACAAACATCCCGGGATCCGGCAGTGATCCCGCCGGCGCAGTCCCTGCCGGGGCAACCGGTGGCAGCTACTACACGGCCGAGGAGCCCACCCAGGAAATGAACGCCGGCGCCGTTTCCAGTGCGGGCGGCGGCCAGCAGCACACGAACGTGATGCCCTTCCTCTGTGTCAACTTCATCATTGCCCTGATGGGCATTTACCCGTCCCAGAACTAATGCACGAGGAGACGACTAAGGAGAAAACCAATGAGCGAACCTTTTATCGCCGAAATCAAGATAGTCGGCTTAAACTTCCCACCGCGGGGTTGGGCCTTATGCGACGGTCAGCTGCTGCCCATTTCCCAGAACACCGCCCTCTTCTCCCTGGTCGGCATCATCTACGGCGGTGACGGACGCACTACCTTTGGCTTGCCCAATCTGCAGGGCCGCGCGCCGATGCACCCCGGCACAGGACCGGGGCTCACTTCGCGCAGCCTGGGCCAGCACGCAGGTGTAGAGAATGTGACTCTGACCCAGGGCCAGATACCCAGCCACAACCACAAGGCAATGGGGGCGAGCGCCGAAAACGATCATGAGACCCCTGAGGACAATAGCTGGGGCGTCAATGAGCTGGGCGACCAGTACCGCGATTCGTCGAACACCACAATGGATGCCAATATGCTCAAGCCGGTGGGCAGCAGCCAGCCGCACAACAACATGCAGCCCTGGCTGGGGCTGAACTTCGTCATTGCCCTGATGGGCATTTTCCCGTCCCGGAACTGATGCACAAGGAGACGACCGATGAGTATACCGTTCTTGGGTGAAATCACGATTTTCGGCTTCAACTTCCCGCCGCGAGGATGGGCCTCCTGCGATGGTCAGATACTGCCCATCAACCAGAACCAGGCCCTCTTCTTTCTGCTGGGAACCACCTATGGCGGGGACGGACGTACCACCTTTGCCTTGCCCGATCTCCGCGGTCGCGTGCCGGTCCATCCCGGCGACCATGGTGTTACCTGGGAGGGGACCAAGGGAGGCGGGGAGACGCAGGCCCTGAACACAACCGACGTGCCGGCACACACGCACCAGCTCAGCGCCTCCAATCTCGTTCCCAACCGCGAATCTCCCGGGGGGAACTACCTGGCGGCTTCAGCGCTGAATCCCTATACCCCCGCCAGCCCGGACAAAGAGATGAAACCCGGTTCCATATCAGGCACAGGAAACGGACAAGGACACGAGAACATGCAGCCCTTTCTCGTGCTCAATTTCTGCATTGCATTGCAGGGCGTGTTCCCGTCCCAGAACTAGGTGGGCCCACGAAGTGATGCGGTGAAAACGCGGCGGAATATGGTCATTATGGAGAAACTGACAGGCGCCGATTTCCGGCTCCATCTGAATCAGACGTTTCGGATTCATAAGGAGTCTTCCGAGCCTCTTGAATCCGAGTTGATAGAGGTCTCCGAGGTGGGTCCGGATTCCAGAGAAGGGGAAGCGGCTGCGCGGCGGTCATTCTCTATTCTCTTGCGCGGACCGGCCGAGCCGGTGCTGCCGCAGGCCATCTATCGCATCGAGCACGCCGAGATGGGGGCCCTGGACCTCTTCCTGGTCCCGATCGGCCCGGATAATCAAGGAATGCGCTACGAGGCAGTGTTTAATTAGAACCAGGCATCCTGTGTAGTCCTGTGAGGGGAGTCTATCGTGAAGAGAGCAAGCCGAACCAGAAACAGAGTCCTTAGAATCGGCACTGCGGTGGCCGTGGCCGTCGCCCTGGTGATGACGACCGCTCCGGCAGCCACCGCGGTCACCGGCGCCAACGGCCAGCGTCTCAGCGACATGGGCGGCCTGGGGACGGCCGGTATTCACGTCGCCGACAACCCGGCGGTGGCCTTTAACAGCAACGATAGTGAGTACCTGGTGGTCTGGGAAGGGACCGAGAACGACTCCGCCGTCGAGCAGACGAGGATCTATGGCCAGCGCGTTGACGCCGGGACCGGAGCCGAGATCGGGAGCAACGACTTCCTGATTGCGGCAGCGCCCGGGGATG harbors:
- a CDS encoding tail fiber protein, which translates into the protein MEPFIGEIRMFAGNFAPRGYALCDGQLLTISQNDALFSLLGTTYGGDGRTTFGLPDLRGRLPVHAGTGPGLTQRRWGDKAGAENVTVTVGQLPVHTHTPQATNIPGSGSDPAGAVPAGATGGSYYTAEEPTQEMNAGAVSSAGGGQQHTNVMPFLCVNFIIALMGIYPSQN
- a CDS encoding tail fiber protein, producing the protein MSEPFIAEIKIVGLNFPPRGWALCDGQLLPISQNTALFSLVGIIYGGDGRTTFGLPNLQGRAPMHPGTGPGLTSRSLGQHAGVENVTLTQGQIPSHNHKAMGASAENDHETPEDNSWGVNELGDQYRDSSNTTMDANMLKPVGSSQPHNNMQPWLGLNFVIALMGIFPSRN
- a CDS encoding tail fiber protein, with the protein product MSIPFLGEITIFGFNFPPRGWASCDGQILPINQNQALFFLLGTTYGGDGRTTFALPDLRGRVPVHPGDHGVTWEGTKGGGETQALNTTDVPAHTHQLSASNLVPNRESPGGNYLAASALNPYTPASPDKEMKPGSISGTGNGQGHENMQPFLVLNFCIALQGVFPSQN